The following are encoded together in the Deltaproteobacteria bacterium genome:
- a CDS encoding DUF2075 domain-containing protein: protein MYESFFGFRDNPFRLTPDPDYLFLSANHQEALGHLLFGVKEGGGVVVITGEIGAGKTTLLRTLVRNLDTQTTIAYIFNPVLSSLELLQTINADLGLPSSSSSKKELTDELNRFLLAQQRAGRRTVVIVDEAQDLEPSVLEQLRLLSNLETERAKLLQIVLVGQPELAQTLARPDLAQLDQRVTLRWHLKPLPVDDTGAYIRHRLQVAGGGRAPVAFTPGAIRLVYQFSRGVPRLINVLSHRALLVAYTQEERKIDSHVVRQAMKELRRHGQEARQFLWGRSLPFKAALAALLLATIGLVAAFAAGRGWFTREATSPMATVTSREERKEQGVTSATPTTGVVVAETAPSVPVPAPALATKETRSVAEPTPAVVASPEPPVKENAPVPVPAQSDADADQALVEQFLRDLRALNMVDSAIRTTDGLLRAWNVEGLREKEWRRGTLDLAAIARARQLEYLPLTGSANLLSLLDLPMIMELVVPELETSRFVLLLGLSGERCRVFLDRERELPLRVLNENWFGKGYMFWKDYEGIGAPLTVGSVGQNVKRLHAMLTKAQGSKDLALAAGRETVFSRQTEAAVARFQRAKRLTPDGVAGPLTMILLYNSLSSYAHPSLGAGTKLGPTETPVAFQGAAAQVTHEGTVPSYEYNS, encoded by the coding sequence ATGTACGAATCCTTCTTCGGCTTTCGCGATAATCCTTTCCGTCTGACGCCGGACCCTGATTACCTCTTTTTGAGCGCAAATCATCAGGAAGCATTGGGGCACCTTCTCTTTGGTGTGAAAGAGGGAGGTGGGGTCGTTGTCATCACCGGTGAGATCGGGGCGGGGAAAACGACGCTCCTCCGAACCCTGGTCCGTAACCTCGATACCCAAACAACCATTGCCTATATTTTCAATCCCGTTCTGTCTTCGTTGGAGTTGCTGCAAACGATCAATGCCGATTTAGGGCTCCCCTCCTCTTCGTCAAGCAAGAAAGAGCTGACCGATGAGTTGAACCGTTTCCTTCTCGCCCAACAACGTGCAGGGCGACGAACGGTTGTGATTGTTGACGAAGCGCAGGACCTCGAACCCAGCGTGCTCGAACAATTGCGGTTGTTGTCGAATCTTGAAACTGAACGAGCCAAGCTGCTGCAAATCGTTTTGGTCGGGCAACCTGAACTGGCACAAACATTAGCAAGGCCAGACCTTGCACAACTTGACCAACGCGTCACGCTGCGTTGGCATTTAAAGCCGCTTCCGGTGGATGACACTGGTGCGTACATCCGCCATCGTCTGCAGGTTGCTGGCGGTGGAAGGGCACCTGTTGCATTCACTCCAGGGGCGATACGCCTGGTGTATCAATTCTCCAGAGGAGTCCCACGCCTGATTAACGTCCTCAGTCATCGCGCACTGTTGGTTGCCTATACGCAAGAGGAGCGGAAGATTGATTCTCATGTGGTGCGCCAGGCGATGAAAGAACTCCGTCGCCACGGACAAGAAGCGCGCCAATTTCTCTGGGGACGATCGCTTCCCTTCAAGGCAGCGCTGGCCGCACTGCTCTTGGCGACCATTGGTCTGGTCGCTGCCTTTGCTGCTGGTCGTGGGTGGTTTACTCGTGAGGCGACATCGCCAATGGCAACTGTGACAAGTCGTGAGGAACGGAAAGAACAAGGTGTGACATCGGCAACTCCGACAACTGGGGTAGTGGTGGCAGAGACTGCTCCTTCGGTTCCTGTTCCTGCACCAGCTCTGGCAACCAAGGAGACGCGCTCTGTTGCAGAACCGACTCCCGCTGTTGTGGCGTCCCCTGAACCTCCTGTGAAAGAAAACGCTCCGGTCCCTGTGCCCGCGCAATCGGACGCAGATGCCGATCAGGCGTTGGTTGAACAATTCCTCCGCGACCTGCGTGCACTCAATATGGTTGATAGCGCTATTCGCACGACTGACGGATTGTTGCGCGCGTGGAATGTTGAGGGGTTGCGAGAAAAAGAATGGCGACGGGGGACGCTTGATTTAGCGGCGATTGCTCGTGCACGTCAGCTTGAGTATCTGCCGTTAACCGGCAGTGCAAATCTCCTCTCACTTCTCGATCTCCCGATGATTATGGAACTAGTTGTTCCAGAGTTAGAAACAAGCCGCTTTGTTTTGTTGCTTGGACTGTCTGGCGAGCGCTGCCGCGTGTTTCTTGATCGTGAGCGAGAACTTCCGTTACGGGTCCTCAATGAGAATTGGTTTGGCAAAGGGTATATGTTTTGGAAAGATTATGAAGGAATCGGTGCACCGTTGACGGTGGGAAGTGTTGGGCAGAATGTCAAACGCTTACACGCGATGCTGACCAAGGCCCAAGGCAGCAAAGATTTGGCGCTTGCCGCTGGGCGCGAGACGGTGTTCAGTCGACAGACGGAAGCCGCAGTCGCACGCTTTCAACGTGCCAAACGCCTCACGCCAGACGGTGTTGCTGGCCCACTCACGATGATCTTGCTGTATAATTCTCTTTCCTCTTATGCCCATCCTAGTTTGGGAGCTGGGACGAAGCTTGGACCGACTGAGACGCCCGTAGCATTCCAAGGAGCAGCAGCACAGGTGACG
- the purM gene encoding phosphoribosylformylglycinamidine cyclo-ligase has protein sequence MSHARDPRYAASGVDSTKAEAGLSLLKTWIEKTFPLNPQARPHLPLGYFANIIRLDGLNIGIAISTDGVGTKLLIAEMLGKYDTVGIDCIAMNVNDLLCVGATPISFVDYIAVEELHPEVLGEIGKGLFVGSQQARVSISGGEIAQLRDMIRGVRPGGGFDLAGTAIGTVLLDKIIVGENVQPGDVVIGLASSGIHSNGLSLARRVLLKETELTVDSYMQEFGRTVGEELLEPTRIYVPEITAMFAANLKITALAHMTGDGFFNLTRTAKPVGFRIHTLPPLSAIFSVIQEVGKLTDAEMFQVFNMGIGFCIVVTPADAEKVIQIATDHNVRAWRIGETIASEERTVTIEPRHLSSRDGKFVSL, from the coding sequence ATGTCACACGCACGAGATCCTCGATACGCGGCTTCTGGCGTCGATAGTACCAAAGCTGAAGCTGGCTTGTCCCTGTTGAAAACTTGGATAGAAAAGACTTTCCCCCTAAACCCACAGGCTCGACCACACCTCCCGTTAGGCTATTTTGCCAACATTATCCGTCTCGATGGACTGAATATTGGAATCGCCATTTCGACTGATGGCGTAGGGACCAAGTTGCTGATCGCCGAAATGCTCGGCAAGTATGACACGGTCGGCATCGACTGTATCGCCATGAACGTCAATGACCTGCTGTGCGTCGGTGCGACCCCCATCTCGTTTGTTGATTATATTGCGGTCGAGGAACTCCATCCTGAAGTGTTAGGAGAGATTGGCAAGGGGCTGTTCGTCGGTTCGCAGCAAGCACGTGTCAGTATCTCAGGTGGTGAGATTGCTCAGCTACGTGACATGATTCGCGGTGTGCGCCCTGGTGGCGGCTTTGACCTGGCTGGGACAGCCATTGGCACGGTTCTGCTCGACAAAATCATTGTTGGTGAAAACGTACAGCCTGGGGATGTCGTTATTGGGCTCGCCAGTAGCGGTATTCACAGTAACGGGCTGTCTCTGGCCCGGCGCGTGTTACTCAAAGAGACCGAACTCACAGTTGATAGTTATATGCAAGAGTTTGGTCGCACGGTTGGCGAGGAATTGCTTGAACCCACGCGCATCTATGTTCCAGAAATCACGGCGATGTTCGCCGCCAATCTGAAGATCACTGCACTTGCCCACATGACTGGGGATGGATTTTTCAATCTCACGCGCACGGCCAAGCCGGTGGGCTTCCGCATTCACACGCTCCCGCCTCTCTCAGCGATTTTCTCAGTCATTCAAGAAGTTGGCAAACTCACTGATGCTGAGATGTTCCAGGTCTTTAATATGGGAATCGGCTTCTGTATCGTCGTGACGCCAGCGGATGCCGAAAAGGTCATACAGATTGCTACGGATCACAATGTCCGCGCCTGGCGAATCGGAGAAACCATCGCCTCAGAAGAACGAACTGTGACGATTGAACCACGCCATCTATCGAGTCGTGACGGCAAATTCGTCTCTCTCTAG
- a CDS encoding nitroreductase family deazaflavin-dependent oxidoreductase, producing MLDLQTLNRESLVQLTVYGRKTGKPHTVKIWFATDPSKGKVYVTSARGSDAQWVKNLRKNPQVALQIGDTSFKGTATWREDDSVRTEVIPLFLQKYFLAKVFKWIGWYKTIFAFEIIPTET from the coding sequence ATGCTCGACCTTCAAACATTGAATCGCGAATCCCTCGTGCAGCTCACGGTCTATGGCCGTAAGACCGGGAAACCGCACACGGTAAAAATCTGGTTCGCCACTGATCCGAGCAAAGGGAAAGTCTACGTGACCTCTGCACGCGGATCGGACGCACAGTGGGTGAAGAACCTGCGGAAGAACCCACAAGTGGCCTTACAGATTGGCGATACCTCATTCAAAGGCACTGCCACATGGCGTGAAGATGATAGCGTGCGGACCGAAGTGATTCCGTTGTTCTTACAGAAATACTTCCTGGCCAAAGTCTTCAAATGGATCGGCTGGTATAAGACGATTTTTGCCTTTGAGATTATACCGACAGAAACGTAA
- a CDS encoding aromatic-ring-hydroxylating dioxygenase subunit beta translates to MITAAEHRAVEAFLYKEARLADESRYNEWEALWEDDAIYWVPATTQEDADPNRHISHIYDNRARIATRLRLLKSGFRYSQTPASSMRRLISNIEIEKTGTGEFVVGSNFLLVELSLQAKHETHLWAGHTIHQLRAVNGELKMFGKKVMLVNAGEPIPNLTFLI, encoded by the coding sequence ATGATTACAGCTGCCGAACACAGAGCTGTTGAAGCCTTCCTCTACAAAGAAGCGCGGCTGGCGGATGAGTCGCGCTATAACGAATGGGAAGCATTGTGGGAAGATGATGCGATCTATTGGGTGCCAGCGACGACCCAAGAAGATGCTGATCCCAATCGGCACATCTCGCACATCTACGATAATCGGGCACGCATTGCCACGCGCCTGCGATTACTCAAAAGCGGCTTCCGTTACAGTCAAACGCCAGCCTCGTCGATGCGGCGCCTGATCTCGAATATCGAGATCGAAAAAACTGGCACTGGTGAGTTTGTCGTCGGCTCGAACTTCTTGCTTGTCGAACTATCACTGCAAGCCAAACACGAAACACATCTCTGGGCTGGCCACACGATTCATCAACTGCGTGCCGTCAATGGTGAACTGAAAATGTTCGGTAAGAAGGTGATGCTCGTGAATGCGGGGGAACCGATTCCGAACTTAACGTTTTTGATCTAA
- a CDS encoding Rieske 2Fe-2S domain-containing protein translates to MLQETAPQYDVLVKDDRVHATLYTDPRIFEEELERIFYRGWVFIGHESEIPRPGDFLTRAIGRQPVIFVREKDGSPSVLLNRCAHRGSTVCTVEQGNTKAFVCPYHGWTYDLGGNLLSVAHPGGFAQSFDKSKNGLARAARIDSYRGFVFACLQPTDVSLADHLGIATKLIDRACDLSPEGEIELTAGWIRHRYGANWKMLPENDTDGYHLTFTHASFIKSINSQYSLFAGNEKDVRAVLRDWGNGHTEIDWAPGYKRPFDWFGGGPEGKFARYLSAMEQRYGKEAAQKYTFDGPPHAIIFPNLFLAEMNIVIMQPVSVNECIHWHTPMFLKGVPEFNIRLLRQSEAAMGPASFLTADDATIASRNQVGLAARNPEWLDIGRGLHREEVDGEGRRVSHLTDETTNRAFWKHYRTVMSA, encoded by the coding sequence ATGCTCCAGGAAACCGCACCACAATATGATGTCTTAGTGAAAGACGACCGTGTTCACGCGACGCTCTATACCGACCCACGTATCTTTGAGGAAGAGTTGGAGCGGATCTTTTATCGTGGCTGGGTGTTTATCGGCCATGAGAGTGAGATTCCCAGGCCCGGCGATTTTCTTACGCGTGCGATCGGGCGACAGCCTGTGATTTTCGTTCGAGAAAAAGACGGAAGCCCGAGTGTCCTGCTTAATCGCTGTGCGCATCGTGGTTCGACCGTCTGTACCGTAGAACAAGGCAACACCAAAGCGTTTGTGTGTCCCTATCATGGTTGGACATACGATCTGGGTGGTAACCTCTTAAGTGTTGCCCACCCTGGTGGTTTCGCGCAGAGCTTCGATAAGAGTAAGAATGGCTTAGCACGGGCCGCTCGGATCGATAGCTATCGTGGGTTTGTCTTTGCCTGTCTGCAGCCAACCGATGTGTCTCTCGCTGACCATCTCGGTATTGCTACCAAGCTCATTGATCGCGCCTGCGATCTTTCCCCTGAGGGAGAAATCGAACTCACTGCTGGTTGGATACGGCATCGCTATGGTGCGAACTGGAAGATGCTACCGGAGAATGACACCGATGGTTATCATTTGACCTTTACGCACGCCAGTTTTATCAAGTCGATCAATTCCCAATACAGCTTGTTTGCTGGCAACGAAAAAGATGTCCGTGCGGTGTTACGCGATTGGGGCAACGGGCACACGGAGATCGATTGGGCGCCAGGTTACAAACGTCCGTTCGATTGGTTCGGTGGCGGTCCAGAAGGGAAGTTTGCCCGTTATCTCTCAGCGATGGAGCAACGCTATGGCAAAGAAGCGGCGCAGAAATATACCTTCGATGGTCCACCGCATGCGATCATTTTTCCTAATCTCTTTCTTGCTGAAATGAACATCGTGATTATGCAGCCGGTCAGTGTCAATGAATGTATTCACTGGCATACGCCAATGTTTCTCAAGGGCGTGCCAGAATTCAATATCCGCTTACTGCGGCAGAGCGAAGCAGCGATGGGGCCAGCTTCCTTTTTGACGGCTGATGATGCGACGATTGCCAGTCGTAATCAGGTCGGCTTAGCTGCTCGTAATCCCGAGTGGCTCGATATCGGGCGTGGGTTGCATCGTGAAGAGGTCGATGGAGAAGGGCGACGTGTGTCGCATTTGACTGATGAAACGACGAACCGAGCTTTTTGGAAGCACTACCGGACAGTGATGAGTGCGTAA
- a CDS encoding epoxide hydrolase, with protein sequence MAYTKPEPFTIHVSDAELADLRERLDRVRWPGEVPDTGWEYGANLAYIKQLVDYWRTKYDWRAQERELNKWPHFKVTIDGQRIHYLHQRGKGPKPLPLIISHGWPGSIYEFMQILGPLTDPAAHGGDPADAFDVIAPSLPGYGFSDPTHERKVNVIRIGEWFGTLMKDVLGYSRYGAQGGDWGALVTSRLGFAFPQHVVGIHLNMVGVAPHPANRQNLSAAEQAWMQEMKGWQSEETGYQNIQGTKPQTLGYGLNDSPVGLCAWIVEKFRTWSDCNGNPENSYTKDQLLTNVMIYWITQTINSSTRLYYEQRHHPWLLAKDEKITVPTGFAAFPKELARPPREWAERAYNVQRWTPMPAGGHFAAMEKPQLLVDDIRAFFRGVR encoded by the coding sequence GTGGCATATACCAAGCCCGAGCCATTTACGATTCATGTCTCTGATGCTGAACTCGCCGACCTGCGCGAGCGACTCGACCGCGTACGCTGGCCTGGAGAAGTGCCTGATACCGGTTGGGAGTATGGGGCGAATCTCGCCTATATCAAACAGTTGGTTGATTATTGGCGCACGAAATATGACTGGCGTGCACAGGAGCGTGAGCTCAATAAGTGGCCGCATTTTAAGGTCACGATCGACGGTCAACGTATTCATTACCTTCACCAACGTGGCAAAGGCCCGAAGCCCTTACCGCTGATTATCTCGCATGGCTGGCCGGGATCGATCTATGAATTCATGCAAATCCTCGGTCCATTGACTGATCCTGCCGCGCATGGTGGTGATCCGGCGGATGCGTTCGATGTCATTGCCCCCTCTCTGCCTGGGTATGGCTTTTCTGATCCTACCCATGAACGCAAAGTCAATGTGATCCGTATTGGCGAGTGGTTCGGTACGCTGATGAAAGATGTCCTCGGCTACTCGCGCTATGGTGCGCAGGGGGGAGATTGGGGTGCGTTAGTCACTTCTCGTTTAGGTTTCGCTTTTCCCCAGCATGTCGTTGGCATTCATCTCAATATGGTTGGTGTCGCTCCACATCCTGCCAACCGGCAGAATCTCTCTGCCGCCGAGCAAGCCTGGATGCAAGAGATGAAAGGCTGGCAATCTGAGGAGACTGGCTATCAAAACATTCAGGGGACCAAACCGCAGACCCTCGGATATGGGCTCAATGATTCACCTGTCGGATTGTGTGCGTGGATCGTCGAGAAGTTCCGCACCTGGAGTGACTGTAATGGAAATCCCGAGAACTCGTATACCAAAGATCAATTACTCACCAATGTGATGATCTATTGGATTACGCAGACGATTAACTCGTCGACCCGCTTGTATTACGAACAACGCCATCATCCGTGGTTGTTAGCCAAGGACGAGAAGATCACTGTTCCAACCGGGTTCGCGGCGTTTCCTAAAGAGCTTGCCCGGCCACCACGCGAGTGGGCCGAACGTGCCTATAACGTACAACGCTGGACACCGATGCCTGCTGGTGGTCACTTTGCCGCGATGGAAAAGCCACAACTCCTCGTTGATGACATTCGTGCCTTTTTCCGTGGGGTGCGATGA
- a CDS encoding replication-associated recombination protein A, with protein sequence MRPRTLEEYVGQTRVLGPGRLLKQIMERKTLPSLILWGPPGCGKTTLAHLLAKTVRAPFVAFSAVLSGVKELRQILDEAQEERRRSGIATILFVDEIHRFNKAQQDAFLPHVESGLITLIGATTENPSFEVIAPLLSRARVVVLEALNSEDLIRLLRRALADEEHGLGTQHLTAEDEALTFIAQHAQGDARSALNTLEVTAMLAGQKGTSTLDLSLVEEAAQHKALLYDKGGEEHYNVISAFIKSMRGSDPDAAVYWMMRMVEAGEDPLFIARRMVIFAAEDVGNADPHALPLAIAARDAIHFVGMPEARIPMAQAATYLATAPKSNASYKAMLAAAKDVKEHGPLPVPLHLRNAPTKMMKGLGYNKGYQYAHDYDDAVVEQTHLPDKLKERRYYAPTERGQEREIRERMEQREEVRRKTKPVKS encoded by the coding sequence ATGCGTCCGCGTACGCTTGAGGAGTATGTGGGGCAGACGCGGGTGCTTGGCCCAGGACGCCTCCTGAAACAGATCATGGAACGTAAAACCCTGCCGTCTTTGATTCTCTGGGGACCCCCAGGGTGCGGGAAAACGACGCTGGCGCATTTGCTGGCTAAAACCGTCCGCGCACCGTTTGTGGCTTTTTCCGCTGTGCTGTCAGGGGTCAAGGAGTTGCGACAGATACTTGATGAAGCGCAAGAAGAAAGACGGCGCTCGGGGATAGCAACGATTCTCTTCGTCGATGAAATTCACCGTTTCAACAAAGCTCAGCAAGATGCCTTCTTGCCGCATGTCGAGAGTGGGCTGATTACGTTGATCGGTGCGACCACCGAAAACCCTTCCTTTGAAGTGATTGCACCGCTGCTGTCGCGTGCGCGCGTAGTAGTGTTGGAAGCATTGAACAGTGAGGATTTGATTCGCTTGTTGCGACGTGCGCTCGCAGACGAAGAGCATGGGCTCGGGACTCAGCATCTGACTGCCGAGGATGAAGCCCTGACTTTCATTGCTCAACACGCACAGGGAGATGCACGGTCGGCACTGAACACCCTCGAAGTGACAGCAATGCTTGCTGGGCAAAAAGGAACCTCAACGCTTGATCTCTCTCTGGTTGAAGAGGCGGCGCAGCACAAAGCGTTACTGTATGATAAAGGCGGCGAAGAACACTACAACGTTATCTCGGCTTTTATTAAGAGCATGCGAGGAAGTGATCCTGATGCTGCTGTGTACTGGATGATGCGGATGGTAGAAGCTGGAGAGGATCCGTTGTTTATCGCCCGCCGCATGGTGATCTTTGCCGCAGAAGATGTTGGCAACGCGGACCCGCATGCTTTACCACTGGCGATTGCGGCCCGTGATGCGATTCACTTTGTGGGTATGCCAGAAGCGCGCATTCCCATGGCGCAGGCAGCGACCTATCTCGCGACAGCACCGAAGTCGAACGCGTCATACAAAGCCATGCTCGCTGCAGCAAAAGATGTCAAAGAACATGGTCCACTGCCGGTTCCTCTTCATCTTCGCAACGCGCCTACCAAGATGATGAAAGGCCTTGGATACAATAAGGGCTATCAGTACGCGCATGATTACGACGATGCTGTCGTCGAACAGACTCATCTTCCCGATAAGCTGAAAGAACGACGCTATTATGCGCCGACTGAACGAGGGCAGGAGCGGGAAATTCGCGAACGGATGGAGCAGCGAGAAGAGGTGAGGAGGAAAACAAAGCCAGTTAAGAGTTAA